The Dehalococcoidia bacterium sequence GAGGCGCCGCCGGGCAGTTTCAAGATCGATGAGGCGGCAAAACAGGCTGTGCCAGCAGCAGGTGTTTCGCAGGTGGTTAGCCCCTTCGACGAGCAGGCAGTGGAGGCAGCACTGCGGATCAAGGATGCCCATGGCGGCAAGATCACAGTGCTCAGCCTGGGCAAAAATTTTGTCATGGACGTGATCAAGAAGCCACTATCCATGGGCGCCGATGAGCTGATCCTGCTCCAGGACACCGCCTTCGAAAGTACCGACAGCCACTCTACAGCCTACGCCCTGGCCATGGCGATTAAAAAGGTGGGCGAGTATGACCTTATCTTCTGCGGCCGGCAGGCTGCAGACTGGGATGCTGGTCAGGTGGGCTCCGGCATTGCCGAGATCCTGGGGATACCCAGCATCACCCCTGTACAGAAAGTGGAGCTGGTCGACAGCACTGTAAAGGTGGAGCGGGTGGTCATGGATGGCTACCAGGTAATCGAAGCTTCTACCCCGCTTCTGGTCACGGTGTCAAACGAGCTTGGCGAGCCTCGCTATCCCAAGCTTAAGGGGATTATGGCAGCGGCAAAGAAAGAGGTGCCCACCTGGAATGCACAGGATATAGGCGCCGATACAGCAAAGCTCGGTGCCTCCGGGGCACGCGCCAAACTGCAACAGCTCTTCATCCCAGTCAAGGAAGCAAAGTGCGAAATCATAGAGGGAGATAGCCCCGAGGAGGCAGCGGAAGCCCTGGCACTAAAACTCAGAGAGACCAGACTGATATGATGATGAACAGGGTGCTCTTAATCCTCACCCTGAATCCCCAAATTAACGGGGAATAGATACTTCGATGCACCGAGGCCGCCCAGGTCGGCTGACCCTCCGGCCAAGGTGGTACGAAACCTCAACCTGAATAAGGGTTAATAAGAGAGTAAGTGTAAAAAGACTTCACAGGAGGTTTAATTTATGGCTGATTATAAAGGGGTAATGGTCTGCGGCGAGATCATCGAGGGGAAGCTGGCTGCAATCACCCTGGAGCTCCTCGGCGGTGGCCGCGGGCTTGCCGACGCACTGGGCGAGGAGCTTTCCCTGGTCCTTATGGGCAGTGGCCTGGGCGACCTGGGCAAAGAGGCAATCGCCTTTGGCACAGACAAGGTCTACACCGTTGATGACCCGCTGCTCAAGGATTATCAGACCGACGCCTACGTGGCGGTGATGGAAAAGGTGGTGAAGCAGGTTTCGCCAAGTATCCTTATCATGGGAACGACACCGATGGGACGCGACCTGGCACCGAGGCTAGCCTTCAGGCTCGATACCGCCGTCTCCATGGACTGCGTGGCTCTCGAA is a genomic window containing:
- a CDS encoding electron transfer flavoprotein subunit beta/FixA family protein, translating into MPNMIVCVKQIADPEAPPGSFKIDEAAKQAVPAAGVSQVVSPFDEQAVEAALRIKDAHGGKITVLSLGKNFVMDVIKKPLSMGADELILLQDTAFESTDSHSTAYALAMAIKKVGEYDLIFCGRQAADWDAGQVGSGIAEILGIPSITPVQKVELVDSTVKVERVVMDGYQVIEASTPLLVTVSNELGEPRYPKLKGIMAAAKKEVPTWNAQDIGADTAKLGASGARAKLQQLFIPVKEAKCEIIEGDSPEEAAEALALKLRETRLI